From the genome of Primulina eburnea isolate SZY01 chromosome 12, ASM2296580v1, whole genome shotgun sequence, one region includes:
- the LOC140806686 gene encoding uncharacterized protein, whose product MAENRENDRHAQPEAIPIRDHFRPVINNHYSGIARGTINANNFELEPALINMVKQNQFPGTATSDPHVHLRTFLEITDTLKIEISTFRQTDLEQLYEAWERYKELLRKCPNHGFEDWVQIELFYNGLNGQTRGTVDAAAGGTIFAKSLEQAYDLLEQMTNNSYQWPSERAGVKRTAGVYAVDPITSLTAQVSALTTQIAAMNKVSTSETESPSTVAEEQSIPEKAQYVNNRNFGGFGGYRDQNRGQFPSNTEVNPKEQCKAVTLRSGKELDVQIPKERVESEKTVEESKTGESKTEVEVERPPIPINISFTDALEQMPNYAKFLKDVMSKKRKLQEFETVNLTEECSAILELELGEVKPTTNTLQLADRNMEEDHDAPLIFGRPFLATGRALIDVHKGELTLRVGGEAVIFNIYHAMKESNEVSTCKSIDILDSCMSLDCAETRDPLESCLKGAAGTADEDDWEVKEQFVALDGSKKERRKDALPEELNVNEKIEGN is encoded by the exons ATGGCTGAGAACAGGGAGAATGACAGACACGCCCAGCCAGAGGCGATTCCTATaagagatcacttccgaccagtgatcaacaatcATTACTCTGGTATTGCAAGAGGGACAATCAACGCCAATAATTTTGAATTGGAGCCTGCTCTAATCAATATGGTTAAGCAAAACCAGTTTCCTGGAACAGCCACCTCTGATCCTCATGTTCATCTTAGGACCTTCTTGGAGATAACGGATACG ttgaaaattGAGATTAGCACGTTCAGGCAGACTGATTTAGAGCAActgtatgaggcatgggaaagatACAAGGAGCTGTTGAGAAAGTGCCCAAACCATGGCTTCGAAGACTGGGTGCAGATTGAGTTATTCTACAACGGTCTAAATGGGCAAACAAGAGGAACAGTGGATgctgcagctggtggcacgatctttgccaaatctcTTGAGCAAGCTTATGACTTGCTCGAACAGATGACgaataatagctaccagtggCCGTCAGAAAGGGCAGGAGTAAAAAGGACAGCTGGAGTTTATGCCGTGGATCCTATTACGTCACTCACTGCTCAGGTATCTGCATTGACCACTCAAATAGCAGCGATGAACAAAGTGAGCACATCAGAAACTGAGAGTCCATCAACTGTTGCTGAAGAACAATCTATTCCTGAAAAAGCTCAGTACGTCAACAACAGAAACTTTGGAGgatttggaggatatcgag ATCAGAATAGGGGTCAATTTCCTAGTAACACCGAGGTTAACCCAAAAGAGCAGTGCAAGGCAGTCACTTTGAGGAGTGGTAAGGAATTGGATGTACAAATTCCTAAAGAGAGAGTGGAaagtgagaagacagttgaagaaaGCAAAACTGGTGAATCCAAGACAGAAGTTGAAGTAGAACGACCTCCA ATACCCATCAACATATCATTTACTGATGCTTTGGAGCAAATGCCGAATTATGCAAAGTTTCttaaagatgtgatgtctaagAAGAGGAAGCTACAGGAGTTTGAAACTGTGAACCTTACtgaagagtgtagcgccatatT ggaaTTGGAGCTTGGAGAGGTTAAACCAACCACGAATACCTTGCAGCTTGCAGACAGAA atatggaagaggatCATGATGCTCCACTAATCTTTGGGAGACCATTTCTGGCAACTGGAAGGGCTTTGATAGATGTTCACAAGGGTGAACTCACCTTGAGAGTTGGAGGAGAAGCTGTCATTTTTAATATCTATCACGCCATGAAGGAGTCAAATGAGGTAAGCACTTGTAAAAGCATTGATATTTTAGACTCATGTATGTCTCTTGATTGTGCAGAAACTAGGGATCCCCTGGAGAGCTGTTTGAAAGGTGCTGCAGGAACTGCCGATGAAGACGACTGGGAAGTGAAAGAGCAATTCGTGGCTCTTGATGGATcaaagaaagaaagaagaaaagatgCACTGCCTGAAGAGTTGAATGTAAATGAGAAAATTGAG GGGAATTAG